Proteins from one Cryptomeria japonica chromosome 4, Sugi_1.0, whole genome shotgun sequence genomic window:
- the LOC131875475 gene encoding uncharacterized protein LOC131875475, translating into MVISTNWTVWKQSSTERAGKIRDRILDEKWWDLVTYLLSITEPIMSMIRYTDMDRPCIGEIYDGIDSMLEKIKFTINEKENDPQEKFFKELELIIVERWNKMTTPLHLLAYALTPKYYSNQFLDKPGRIPPWRDLEVSDGYKAAFLRLYPDDDLRDVVTNEFIEFANGNGLSVDALRHRSKKDAHSWWYFHGTCFQHLQPLAIKVLSQVASSSASERNWSTYSFIHSVKRNRLLSKRAENLVYVHSNLRLLSHKQHDYTQGETKMWDIEPEHTDLDAPGSQLLALTLDDSEIEPTYSASASGIGSCNVNVNEDEEEEEEEDEELDDPFDD; encoded by the exons atggtgatcagcaccaattggactgtatggaagcaaagtagcactgagagggcaggaaaaattagggatagaatattggatgagaaatggtgggatcttgttacatatctcctaagtatcactgagcccatcatgagcatgattcgctatacagacatggataggccttgcataggtgagatttatgatggcattgattcaatgcttgaaaaaataaagttcactataaatgaaaaagagaatgatcctcaggagaaattcttcaaagaactggaattaattattgtagagaggtggaataagatgaccactcctttgcaccttcttgcctatgccttgacacctaagtactatagcaatcagtttcttgataaaccaggaaggattccaccatggagagatctagaagtatctgatgggtataaggcagcatttcttagactatatcccgatgatgatttgcgagatgttgttacaaatgagttcatagaatttgcaaatgggaatggtctaagtgttgatgcacttcgtcatagatccaagaaagatgctcatagctggtggtacttccatggcacatgcttccaacacctacaacccctcgctataaaagttttatcacaa gttgctagttcatctgcttcagaaagaaattggagcacatactctttcatccactcagtaaagcgcaataggctgctatcaaaaagagcggagaatttagtatatgtgcattccaacctacgtcttctttcacacaaacaacatgactacacacaaggggaaacaaagatgtgggatatagagccagagcatactgatttggatgctcctggttctcagcttcttgcattgacacttgatgactcggaaattgagccaacttatagtgcaagtgcaagtggcattggctcatgtaatgtcaatgtcaatgaggatgaggaggaggaggaggaggaggatgaagaattagatgatccatttgatgattaa
- the LOC131074679 gene encoding uncharacterized protein LOC131074679, giving the protein MLIKHEDAKIEINVPIQVPYTNLSKGEPLQQVINFQNCYVEDDALVDPNNKIRSHSNDCVGLNIPKASNSKGGKNSHYFCSTHETNSRYVCQFCYHEKHLFNMEGCIFFVIQICQYISVWDPGDHLSWIRSIQKHDFGPSTLATLTEGLAYGFGGEKDIIMTTVRTNKIGFLSNWSDANTVLMYEPFCLGTGSMLVKTDSVWKELAKNAIERKYFLDPNVDSKMVEVIRNVVDQLNDLSNKDSILLNNTVWKITYINEFKKLFTRLKNLYVQKHTINTLWRLVNDRQWARKHAGPAEQSLINEHAILELHLAEIGQGMQVSQVLKIWNVLTLKELHGLGQGLENVIATYTLGNVEQCKVKCLGSNGRRVPPMQWKDDPEFWYKCIQKSEMLETPLLEAYEQKTISLELARVKENLLLMEFYSLIWGITDQLLTATEGSDIVFQLR; this is encoded by the coding sequence ATGCTTATTAAGCATGAAGATGCCAAGATAGAAATAAATGTTCCAATCCAAGTACCATACACTAATCTGTCAAAAGGAGAGCCATTGCAGCAAGTGATTAATTTTCAGAATTGTTATGTTGAGGATGATGCTTTAGTTGATCCTAATAATAAGATTAGGAGTCACAGTAATGATTGTGTGGGACTGAATATTCCAAAAGCATCTAATTCTAAAGGAGGTAAGAACTCTCATTACTTCTGTTCAACTCATGAAACTAATAGCAGATATGTATGTCAGTTTTGCTATCATGAAAAGCATTTATTCAATATGGAAGGGTGTATATTTTTTGTTATCCAAATCTGCCAGTATATTTCAGTTTGGGATCCAGGAGATCATTTATCATGGATAAGGAGTATTCAAAAGCATGATTTTGGACCCTCAACTCTTGCAACATTAACAGAAGGCTTAGCATATGGTTTCGGTGGAGAAAAGGACATTATCATGACCACTGTTAGAACCAACAAAATTGGTTTCCTTTCAAATTGGAGTGATGCAAATACTGTTTTAATGTATGAACCATTCTGTTTGGGGACTGGCTCCATGCTTGTTAAAACTGACTCCGTGTGGAAGGAGTTGGCAAAGAATGCAATTGAGAGAAAGTACTTTTTAGATCCAAATGTAGACAGCAAAATGGTGGAAGTAATAAGAAATGTGGTGGACCAGCTTAATGATCTATCAAATAAGGATTCCATCTTGCTCAACAACACAGTTTGGAAGATTACATACATTAATGAGTTTAAAAAACTATTTACCAGGCTGAAAAATTTATATGTACAGAAGCACACAatcaacacattatggagattggtTAATGATAGGCAATGGGCTAGGAAACATGCTGGTCCTGCTGAGCAAAGCCTTATAAATGAACATGCGATCTTGGAATTACACTTAGCAGAAATTGGACAAGGAATGCAGGTATCTCAAGTATTGAAAATATGGAATGTTCTTACCCTTAAAGAACTTCATGGCCTTGGACAAGGCTTAGAAAATGTTATCGCAACATATACTCTAGGGAATGTTGAGCAGTGCAAGGTAAAGTGTTTGGGCAGCAATGGAAGAAGAGTGCCACCAATGCAATGGAAGGATGATCCTGAGTTTTGGTATAAATGTATACAAAAATCTGAAATGCTTGAGACTCCACTTTTGGAAGCTTATGAACAGAAAACCATTTCATTGGAGCTAGCCAGAGTCAAAGAAAATTTATTGTTAATGGAGTTCTATTCTTTGATTTGGGGCATTACAGATCAATTGCTAACAGCGACAGAAGGGTCAGACATTGTTTTCCAGTTAAGGTAA